In the genome of Variibacter gotjawalensis, one region contains:
- the fabI gene encoding enoyl-ACP reductase FabI: MAEAAGLLSGKRGLIMGLANNRSIAWGIAKACRTHGAELAFTYQGDALKKRVEPLCNELGGFLAGHCDVTDAASLDAVFAAVEKHWGSIDFVVHAIAFSDKDELDGRYVDTTAENFNKTLNISCFSFTSVAQRAEKIMPNGGSLLTLTYYGSEKWMPHYNVMGVAKAALEASVRYLAADLGGKNIRVNSISAGPIKTLAASGISGLRYIIKWNELNSPLRRATTIEEVGDAAVYYLSPMSRGVTGEVHHVDSGYHIVGMKHPDAPDIATVKE, translated from the coding sequence ATGGCTGAAGCCGCTGGATTGCTGAGTGGAAAACGCGGCTTGATCATGGGGTTGGCCAATAATCGGTCGATCGCATGGGGTATCGCCAAGGCTTGCCGCACCCACGGCGCCGAACTCGCCTTCACGTACCAGGGCGATGCGCTGAAAAAGCGCGTGGAGCCGCTGTGCAACGAGCTCGGCGGCTTCCTCGCCGGCCACTGCGACGTCACCGACGCGGCCAGCCTCGACGCGGTCTTTGCGGCCGTCGAAAAGCATTGGGGCAGCATCGACTTCGTCGTCCACGCCATCGCCTTCTCGGACAAGGACGAACTTGACGGCCGTTACGTCGATACGACCGCCGAGAACTTCAACAAGACGCTGAACATCTCCTGCTTCTCCTTCACGTCGGTCGCGCAGCGCGCCGAGAAGATCATGCCGAACGGCGGCTCGTTGCTGACGCTGACTTACTACGGCTCCGAGAAGTGGATGCCGCACTACAACGTCATGGGCGTTGCGAAGGCAGCGCTCGAAGCATCTGTGCGCTACCTCGCGGCCGACCTCGGCGGGAAGAACATCCGCGTTAATTCGATCTCGGCCGGCCCGATCAAGACGCTGGCCGCTTCGGGCATCTCGGGCCTGCGCTACATCATCAAATGGAACGAACTTAACTCGCCGCTCCGCCGCGCCACGACTATCGAGGAAGTCGGCGATGCCGCCGTCTACTATCTCTCGCCGATGAGCCGCGGCGTCACCGGCGAAGTGCATCACGTCGACTCCGGTTACCACATCGTCGGCATGAAACATCCGGACGCGCCGGATATCGCGACCGTCAAAGAATAG
- a CDS encoding 2-keto-4-pentenoate hydratase, whose product MTFDAQRAADLLIAARRDFRQVALPAPAPANTAEAYAVQKIVAAACGPAAGWKVGAKSTSETPNTSPLFRPIVRQSPCHWPANELHMIGVEGELAFRLGRDVPSRHTPMTPDEVWNSVASVHAAIEVVDTRVADWKNADRLWILADNQANGGFVFSPSGKSLSGGSYADAEVRLTINDKIAVEARGGNPAGDPRWLVEWCVDHVARERGGLKAGDFITTGSYTGMIFIEPGAKITAEFDNIGRVAVEFPA is encoded by the coding sequence ATGACCTTCGACGCGCAGCGCGCCGCCGACCTGCTCATCGCCGCGCGCCGCGACTTCCGTCAGGTTGCACTCCCCGCTCCTGCTCCGGCGAATACCGCCGAAGCCTATGCGGTGCAGAAAATCGTCGCCGCCGCGTGCGGTCCTGCCGCCGGCTGGAAGGTCGGCGCGAAGTCGACCAGCGAGACACCGAACACATCGCCGTTGTTCCGGCCAATCGTGCGCCAATCACCGTGTCATTGGCCGGCCAATGAACTGCACATGATCGGAGTCGAGGGCGAATTGGCGTTCCGTCTTGGCCGCGATGTGCCCTCGCGCCACACGCCGATGACACCGGACGAAGTCTGGAATTCTGTCGCCAGCGTTCACGCCGCGATCGAGGTCGTCGACACACGCGTTGCCGATTGGAAGAACGCCGACCGCTTGTGGATCCTGGCCGACAACCAAGCCAACGGCGGTTTTGTCTTCTCTCCCAGCGGGAAATCGCTTTCGGGCGGCTCGTATGCCGACGCCGAAGTCCGCCTCACCATCAACGACAAAATCGCTGTCGAAGCCCGCGGTGGCAATCCGGCGGGCGATCCGCGCTGGCTTGTCGAGTGGTGCGTCGATCATGTCGCGCGCGAACGCGGCGGCCTAAAAGCCGGCGACTTCATCACGACCGGCTCCTACACGGGCATGATTTTCATCGAGCCCGGCGCAAAAATCACCGCTGAATTCGACAACATCGGCAGAGTCGCAGTAGAATTCCCCGCGTAG
- a CDS encoding TonB-dependent siderophore receptor, producing the protein MQIKSKTHRSALMPRAIFLFTTALVLPAFFVEDVAAQQQLPTVSVQAPRQRAARPQPVRRVARRAPAPRPVARPAAPVGPTVAGERANGPVNGIVARQSATGSKTDTPILETPQSVAVVPREQIVQQGAQTIAQSIRYVSGAQGDLYGAGSVFDTEVKVRGFVAPRYLDGLRLPYDSTIQFAQPRTEPYGLERIEILKGPASGIYGQASPGGILNMVSKRPTTEQRGELEFQTGSYGRIQGAFDISGPIDKDRQFLYRIVGLGRDSDTFINGNHENRYYIAPSFTWQPNIDTSFTVLASAQRDRLDGQIHQYLPGFGTLYSNPNGRISRSTYTGEPGFDRVAFDQAFIGYELKHRFNEMFEFRQNVRAGQADIETFSMRNRNGLCPLPGNPLCAFDAYDPAQRITTRDANYVGGSSKNFAIDNQLQADFQTGFLRHRMLFGIDYQKTEITTDYRGTFAGFPIDVYNPVYGATPLPTKATMIPFFNYTTNKDQLGFYIQDQIKFDRFNLTLTGRHDKASSEVANNLTGGLVNQDDSRFTGRVGLNYVFDSGFAPYVSYSTSFEPVAGLSLVSATGEPFKPTTGEGFEAGIKYAPPGTKMLFTAAYFDIKQKNVVVNTPLFIPFQVGGIRVKGVEADFRAELMDGLDLIAGASHQKPIVEEHIDPTLVGKDVSGVNRDAAFLWAFYTAKNGPFAGLGIGGGVRYTGALWGDDANLIRIPSYTLFDAALTYDFKHLRPEWKGFHLRVNAFNVGDKVYINNCFTGVQYCAYGQPRTVYATLSYRWGEAQAPLITKY; encoded by the coding sequence ATGCAGATAAAATCAAAAACACACCGCTCGGCGCTCATGCCGCGCGCGATTTTCCTTTTCACCACCGCGCTCGTCCTTCCAGCTTTTTTTGTCGAAGACGTTGCGGCCCAACAACAATTACCGACCGTCAGCGTACAAGCGCCCCGCCAGCGCGCTGCCCGTCCGCAACCCGTGCGCCGCGTCGCACGCCGCGCTCCGGCACCGCGCCCGGTCGCACGCCCGGCAGCGCCGGTCGGCCCGACGGTCGCCGGCGAACGCGCCAACGGCCCGGTCAACGGCATCGTTGCGCGCCAGAGCGCGACCGGCTCGAAAACCGACACCCCAATTCTCGAGACGCCACAGTCCGTCGCCGTCGTGCCGCGCGAGCAAATCGTGCAGCAAGGCGCGCAGACGATAGCGCAATCGATCCGCTATGTGTCCGGCGCGCAGGGCGATCTCTACGGTGCCGGCTCGGTGTTCGATACAGAAGTGAAAGTGCGAGGCTTCGTCGCGCCGCGCTATCTCGACGGCCTTCGCCTTCCCTACGACTCGACGATTCAATTCGCGCAGCCGCGCACCGAGCCTTACGGCCTCGAGCGCATTGAGATCCTCAAGGGTCCGGCATCCGGCATTTATGGCCAGGCATCGCCGGGCGGCATCCTCAACATGGTGAGCAAGCGCCCGACCACCGAGCAGCGCGGCGAACTCGAATTTCAAACCGGCAGCTACGGCCGCATCCAAGGCGCGTTCGACATCTCCGGCCCGATCGATAAGGACCGCCAGTTCCTCTATCGCATCGTCGGCCTTGGTCGCGACAGCGATACTTTCATCAACGGCAATCACGAAAACCGGTACTACATCGCACCAAGCTTCACGTGGCAGCCGAACATCGACACGAGCTTCACGGTGCTCGCCAGCGCGCAGCGCGACCGGCTCGACGGCCAGATCCACCAGTATCTGCCCGGCTTCGGCACGCTCTACTCCAACCCGAACGGCCGCATTTCGCGCAGCACCTACACGGGCGAACCCGGCTTCGACCGCGTCGCCTTCGATCAAGCCTTCATCGGCTACGAGTTGAAGCATCGCTTCAACGAGATGTTCGAATTCCGCCAAAACGTGCGTGCCGGACAGGCCGACATCGAGACGTTCTCGATGCGTAACCGCAACGGCCTATGCCCGCTTCCGGGCAATCCGCTTTGCGCCTTCGACGCTTACGATCCGGCACAGCGCATCACGACACGCGATGCGAACTACGTCGGCGGCAGCTCGAAGAACTTCGCAATCGACAATCAGCTGCAGGCTGATTTCCAGACCGGCTTCCTGCGTCACCGCATGTTGTTCGGCATCGACTATCAGAAGACCGAGATCACGACGGATTATCGCGGCACGTTCGCGGGCTTCCCCATCGACGTCTACAATCCGGTCTACGGCGCGACGCCGCTTCCGACCAAAGCAACGATGATCCCGTTCTTCAACTACACGACGAACAAGGATCAGCTTGGCTTCTACATTCAGGATCAGATCAAGTTCGATCGCTTCAATCTGACTCTCACAGGTCGTCACGACAAAGCCTCGTCTGAAGTTGCGAACAACCTAACCGGTGGTCTCGTCAACCAGGACGACTCGCGCTTCACCGGGCGCGTCGGGTTGAACTACGTGTTCGATAGCGGCTTCGCGCCGTATGTCAGCTACTCGACATCGTTCGAACCTGTCGCCGGCCTCTCGCTGGTGTCGGCAACCGGCGAACCCTTCAAGCCGACAACCGGCGAAGGCTTCGAAGCGGGCATAAAATACGCACCGCCCGGCACGAAGATGCTATTCACCGCGGCATACTTCGACATCAAGCAGAAGAACGTCGTCGTGAACACGCCGCTCTTTATTCCCTTCCAAGTCGGCGGCATCCGCGTGAAGGGCGTCGAAGCTGACTTCCGCGCTGAGTTGATGGATGGGCTCGACCTCATCGCAGGCGCTTCGCATCAGAAGCCGATCGTCGAAGAGCACATCGATCCGACGCTCGTCGGCAAGGACGTCTCGGGTGTAAACCGCGACGCGGCGTTCCTTTGGGCCTTCTACACGGCGAAAAACGGCCCGTTCGCGGGTCTCGGCATCGGCGGCGGCGTGCGTTACACGGGCGCACTCTGGGGCGACGATGCGAACCTGATCCGCATTCCGAGCTACACGTTGTTCGACGCCGCACTCACCTACGACTTCAAACATCTGCGGCCGGAATGGAAAGGCTTCCACCTGCGCGTGAATGCTTTCAACGTGGGTGACAAAGTCTACATCAACAACTGCTTCACGGGCGTTCAGTACTGCGCCTACGGTCAGCCGCGCACCGTCTACGCAACGCTGTCGTATCGTTGGGGCGAGGCACAAGCGCCGCTCATCACAAAGTACTGA
- a CDS encoding PepSY-associated TM helix domain-containing protein: MQTKTIRRWSWVHKWTSLISMVFLLLLCITGLPLIFHHEIDHILQEEVEPANLPADTPRANLDVLVKNSMEGFPSQVVQFLIWDRHEPNVIGLSIGEKPDSDPTNNRFLRADAQTGKLLEEVKFRGTFTYIMFKLHVDLFAGLPGKLFLGFMGLLFVIAVISGIVIYGPSMRKLDFGTVRYGRSRFIRWLDLHNLLGVVTIVWALVVGGTGVINTWADLVIKIWQFGQLAEITAQYKDAPIPAQLTSINEAVKIATERLPDKTPSFVAYPGTTFSSKSHYIVFMKGNTPLTSRLVTPVLVNAADGKFSDTRELPWYVKTLLVSQPLHFGDYGGMPLKIIWAILDVLTIIVLITGIYLWFKRRRSSKVAQPAPALAPAE; the protein is encoded by the coding sequence ATGCAGACAAAAACCATCCGCCGTTGGTCTTGGGTCCACAAGTGGACGAGCCTTATCAGCATGGTCTTCCTGCTGCTGCTCTGCATCACCGGCCTGCCGCTGATCTTCCATCACGAGATCGATCACATCCTTCAGGAAGAGGTCGAACCCGCGAATCTTCCGGCCGATACGCCGCGCGCTAATCTCGACGTGCTGGTGAAAAACAGCATGGAAGGATTCCCGAGTCAGGTCGTTCAGTTTTTGATTTGGGATCGCCACGAACCGAACGTCATCGGCCTTTCGATCGGCGAAAAGCCGGACAGCGATCCGACCAACAATCGCTTCCTGCGCGCCGACGCGCAGACCGGCAAGTTGCTCGAGGAAGTGAAATTCCGCGGCACCTTCACTTACATCATGTTCAAGCTGCACGTGGACTTGTTCGCCGGGCTGCCCGGCAAACTCTTCCTCGGCTTCATGGGCTTGCTGTTCGTCATCGCGGTGATCTCCGGCATCGTCATCTACGGTCCATCGATGCGGAAGCTCGACTTCGGCACCGTACGCTACGGCCGCTCGCGCTTCATCCGCTGGCTCGATCTACATAACCTGCTCGGCGTCGTCACCATCGTGTGGGCGCTCGTCGTCGGCGGCACAGGCGTCATCAACACCTGGGCCGATCTCGTCATCAAGATTTGGCAGTTCGGCCAGCTCGCCGAGATCACCGCGCAATACAAAGACGCGCCGATCCCGGCGCAGCTTACGTCGATCAACGAGGCTGTGAAGATCGCGACCGAACGTCTGCCCGATAAGACGCCGTCGTTCGTCGCTTATCCGGGAACGACCTTCTCGTCGAAGTCGCACTACATCGTATTCATGAAGGGTAATACGCCCCTCACGTCGCGCCTCGTGACGCCGGTTCTGGTGAACGCCGCCGACGGAAAATTCTCCGATACGCGCGAACTGCCCTGGTACGTCAAGACGCTGCTCGTCTCGCAGCCGCTGCACTTCGGTGACTACGGCGGCATGCCGCTCAAGATCATTTGGGCGATCCTCGATGTGCTGACAATCATCGTGCTGATCACCGGCATCTACCTTTGGTTCAAGCGGCGACGCAGCAGCAAAGTCGCGCAGCCGGCGCCCGCGCTTGCGCCGGCCGAATGA
- a CDS encoding carboxymuconolactone decarboxylase family protein — MARVSTKTRQDLPADLHPLWDKMTTYGPFEDQAGVMAQRPPIFRHTWALLTELADEATIPKRYLELCLVTVSLINRCTYCVSHHTPKLAIQGVSEEGAERLLDYADHPELDAVDRLVVEYAITVTNNWNRTRDAIFDRLREHFSEAQIVELTWRIALCGAFNRFSDVLQIGVDDGAIERDAAE, encoded by the coding sequence GTGGCTCGTGTGTCGACGAAAACGCGTCAAGATTTGCCGGCCGATTTACATCCGCTCTGGGATAAGATGACGACGTACGGTCCGTTCGAGGATCAGGCCGGCGTCATGGCGCAGCGTCCGCCGATTTTCCGGCATACCTGGGCTTTACTGACCGAGCTTGCGGATGAGGCGACAATTCCAAAGCGATATCTCGAACTTTGCCTCGTAACCGTTTCGCTGATCAATCGCTGCACATATTGCGTTTCGCACCACACCCCGAAGTTGGCGATACAGGGCGTGTCGGAGGAGGGTGCCGAGCGCCTGCTCGACTACGCAGACCATCCGGAGTTGGACGCCGTCGACAGGCTCGTCGTCGAATATGCGATTACGGTCACGAACAACTGGAATCGGACGCGCGACGCGATCTTCGATCGCCTGCGCGAGCATTTCAGCGAGGCGCAGATCGTTGAACTCACGTGGCGCATCGCGCTTTGCGGCGCGTTCAATCGCTTCAGCGATGTGCTGCAGATCGGCGTCGACGACGGTGCAATCGAGCGCGACGCCGCCGAGTGA
- a CDS encoding DUF1365 domain-containing protein: MTENACLYVGEVSHVRLRPKLHRLRYRVFWMLLDLDRLDDISRGLRLFSHNAPNVFSIRDRDFGDGGATSLRAQADATLRDSGLPEATRVQLFTMPRVFGYGFNPLSLYFCSDDAGDLFAIIYEVHNTFGERHRYALPWREGRTEETAKAFYVSPFLHNNMRYRFDASEPGERITLKIEGGDSEGPLIVARLHGERRKLTDTSLLRLLVSIPLLTLKVIAAIHWQAAKMWLKGFRTPATS, encoded by the coding sequence GTGACCGAGAACGCCTGCCTCTATGTCGGTGAGGTGTCGCATGTGCGGTTGCGGCCGAAACTGCATCGCCTGCGGTATCGCGTGTTCTGGATGCTGCTCGATCTCGACCGCCTTGACGATATCTCGCGCGGCCTCCGCCTATTCTCGCACAACGCGCCGAATGTCTTCAGCATTCGCGACCGAGATTTCGGTGATGGGGGCGCGACGAGCCTCCGCGCACAAGCCGATGCCACGTTGCGTGACTCCGGCTTGCCAGAAGCCACTCGCGTGCAGCTGTTCACGATGCCGCGGGTTTTTGGTTACGGCTTTAACCCGTTGAGTTTGTATTTCTGTTCTGACGACGCCGGCGATCTCTTCGCGATCATTTACGAGGTCCACAATACGTTCGGTGAGCGGCACCGTTATGCGCTGCCATGGCGTGAAGGACGGACCGAAGAGACCGCGAAAGCGTTTTATGTCTCGCCGTTTCTTCACAACAATATGCGCTATCGCTTCGACGCTTCCGAACCCGGCGAACGCATCACTCTCAAGATCGAAGGCGGCGATAGCGAAGGGCCGTTGATTGTCGCTCGACTACACGGCGAGCGCCGCAAGTTGACCGACACCTCGTTGCTGCGCTTGCTGGTGAGCATTCCGCTTCTCACCTTAAAGGTGATTGCCGCCATCCACTGGCAGGCCGCCAAAATGTGGCTCAAAGGGTTCCGGACGCCGGCGACTAGTTAG
- a CDS encoding NAD(P)/FAD-dependent oxidoreductase — protein sequence MHGGALKIAVVGSGISGLSAAWLLNQRHDVVLYEQDGRLGGHSNTVLFGQGDDAVAVDTGFIVYNEATYPNLTALFRHIGVETQPSDMSFAVSIAGGDLEYSGANLAGLFAQKRNLFRPRFWSMLHDLQRFYREAPAQVTALDQMQTTLSDFLAAGRYGAAFRDDHLLPMAGAIWSASPQAILNYPAASFLRFQDNHGLLRWRNRPQWRTVSGGSRRYVDVLARGLPTRRGARAVSVGDDGNVEIIDAQGQRDRFDHVVIATHADQAVRLLAEPTATERSLLGAFKYARNSVHLHDDPSLMPRRRGVWSSWNYLGDDRMGVEQGPTVTYWMNLLQGIRSERPLFVTLNPARTPRETFYAVEYDHPLFDDRAMSVQRQLWSLQGKRNIWFCGSYFGSGFHEDGLQAGLAVAEAIGGVMRPWQLENPSSRIVVGERPSVSLGVSA from the coding sequence ATGCATGGAGGCGCCCTGAAAATTGCCGTCGTCGGCAGCGGAATTTCGGGCTTATCGGCAGCATGGCTGCTCAACCAGCGCCACGACGTCGTGCTCTACGAGCAAGACGGGCGGCTCGGAGGGCACTCGAACACCGTTTTGTTCGGGCAGGGCGACGATGCTGTCGCGGTCGATACCGGCTTCATTGTCTACAACGAGGCGACCTATCCGAACCTGACCGCGCTATTCCGCCATATCGGCGTCGAGACGCAGCCGTCCGACATGTCGTTCGCGGTCTCGATCGCCGGCGGCGATCTCGAATATTCCGGAGCCAACCTTGCGGGACTGTTCGCGCAGAAACGCAATCTGTTCCGGCCGCGCTTCTGGTCGATGCTGCACGACCTGCAGCGCTTCTATCGTGAGGCACCGGCGCAGGTGACCGCGCTCGATCAGATGCAGACGACGCTCAGCGATTTTCTCGCCGCCGGCCGTTATGGGGCGGCGTTTCGCGATGACCATTTGCTGCCGATGGCGGGAGCGATTTGGTCTGCGTCGCCGCAGGCGATCCTGAACTATCCAGCCGCATCGTTTCTCCGCTTCCAGGACAATCACGGACTTCTGCGCTGGCGCAACCGGCCGCAGTGGCGGACCGTGTCGGGTGGCAGCCGGCGCTACGTGGACGTGCTGGCGCGCGGCCTTCCGACGCGACGCGGTGCGCGGGCGGTGAGTGTCGGCGACGATGGGAATGTCGAGATCATCGATGCGCAAGGACAGCGCGATCGCTTCGATCACGTCGTCATCGCCACGCATGCGGATCAGGCCGTGCGGTTGCTCGCCGAGCCGACGGCAACGGAGCGCTCGCTGCTCGGTGCGTTCAAATACGCGCGCAACAGTGTCCACCTCCACGACGATCCGAGTCTGATGCCGCGCAGACGTGGCGTTTGGTCAAGCTGGAATTACCTCGGCGACGATCGCATGGGCGTCGAGCAAGGGCCGACCGTGACCTATTGGATGAACCTGCTGCAAGGGATTCGCTCGGAGCGTCCGCTGTTCGTTACGCTCAATCCCGCTCGGACACCGCGTGAGACATTCTACGCCGTCGAATACGATCACCCGCTGTTCGACGATCGTGCCATGTCGGTGCAGCGCCAGCTTTGGTCACTCCAGGGCAAGCGAAATATCTGGTTCTGCGGGTCTTATTTTGGCTCGGGGTTTCACGAGGATGGCTTGCAGGCGGGACTTGCCGTCGCGGAAGCAATCGGCGGCGTGATGCGGCCGTGGCAACTCGAGAATCCATCGAGCCGGATTGTTGTCGGAGAGCGGCCGAGTGTTTCGCTGGGAGTTTCGGCGTGA
- a CDS encoding sigma-70 family RNA polymerase sigma factor translates to METHTDFGELIVAIATRRDRDAFARLFAFYAPRLKAMAMRTGASGEIAEDIAQDAMIAVWQKAAQFDPARASAGTWIFTIARNLRIDGVRAARRADALNSDWPEPESEAAPDEIVNGLEQEARVRAVLRDLSADQMQVVQLSFFEGRAHGDISTHLGIPLGTVKSRLRLALTRLRAALDDLR, encoded by the coding sequence GTGGAGACCCATACCGACTTCGGCGAGTTGATTGTGGCGATTGCCACGCGTCGCGATCGGGATGCGTTTGCGCGGCTGTTTGCATTTTATGCGCCGCGCCTCAAAGCCATGGCGATGCGGACAGGCGCTTCCGGCGAAATTGCCGAGGACATTGCCCAAGATGCAATGATCGCCGTCTGGCAGAAGGCCGCCCAGTTCGACCCTGCGCGCGCATCGGCCGGCACCTGGATATTCACGATCGCACGCAATCTGCGTATCGACGGCGTTCGCGCGGCACGTCGAGCGGATGCTCTCAACTCCGATTGGCCCGAGCCCGAGAGTGAAGCTGCGCCGGACGAGATCGTGAATGGGCTGGAGCAGGAAGCGCGCGTCCGCGCCGTCTTGCGCGACCTTTCAGCCGACCAAATGCAGGTCGTTCAACTGTCGTTCTTCGAAGGCCGCGCACACGGAGACATCTCGACCCACCTCGGCATTCCGCTCGGTACCGTCAAATCGCGGCTGCGGTTGGCACTGACGCGGCTGCGAGCCGCATTGGACGATCTGCGATGA
- a CDS encoding ChrR family anti-sigma-E factor — MTITHHPSPEIIAAYAAGTIDEGRRLVVATHLHLCATCHDLQRACEVVGGLLLDDEAPAAMAPGAIEATLAKLDNAPPASDKPLTLSDYKLGRWLWRGPGVYWREVPTTDAGETRSFMLRVAPNTQLPHHTHEGFEWTCILQGAFRHAGGVYGPGDFDEADEETHHTPIVEPGEDCICLVAMRGTIQLKGWQRLLQPLIRI; from the coding sequence ATGACGATTACTCATCACCCGAGCCCCGAAATTATCGCCGCTTATGCGGCTGGCACGATCGACGAAGGCCGCCGCCTTGTCGTCGCGACTCACCTCCATCTTTGCGCGACGTGTCATGACTTGCAGCGAGCGTGCGAGGTTGTCGGCGGCTTGCTGCTCGATGATGAAGCGCCCGCCGCGATGGCGCCTGGCGCAATCGAGGCTACGTTGGCCAAACTCGACAACGCACCGCCGGCCTCAGACAAACCGCTGACGTTGTCAGATTACAAACTCGGCCGCTGGCTTTGGCGCGGCCCCGGCGTTTACTGGCGCGAGGTTCCGACCACCGACGCGGGCGAGACGCGGAGCTTCATGCTGCGCGTCGCCCCGAACACGCAGTTGCCGCACCACACGCATGAGGGTTTCGAGTGGACTTGCATCCTGCAGGGCGCGTTCCGGCACGCCGGCGGAGTCTACGGCCCCGGCGATTTTGACGAAGCCGACGAAGAAACGCACCACACGCCGATCGTTGAACCCGGCGAGGACTGCATCTGCCTCGTCGCTATGCGGGGAACGATCCAACTCAAGGGCTGGCAGCGTCTGCTGCAGCCGCTGATCCGAATATGA
- a CDS encoding DUF1295 domain-containing protein, translated as MTLSSYLIGLVAVSAAMSLVMTGAWLAWLRTRNSGWIDTIWTFGLGTVGFVAALFPAGAALTNRQLVVAALIAIWSARLGLHIAQRSRGITDDPRYAKLAAEWGDNAKTQMFILLQKQMLVSIPLASTMLLAARNIPGLLRIQDVIAVLVLLAAIAGEALADRQLRRFRSDPVNKSKVCDAGLWRYSRHPNYFFEWLGWVGYALFAIDLTGAYPLGWLAIAGPACMYWLLVYVSGIPPLEEHMAKRADYRAYQHRTNAFFLGPPRAAKP; from the coding sequence ATGACGCTGTCGTCCTACCTCATCGGTCTCGTCGCCGTCAGCGCGGCGATGTCGCTCGTCATGACCGGCGCGTGGCTTGCCTGGCTACGCACGCGCAACTCCGGCTGGATCGATACGATCTGGACCTTCGGGCTCGGCACTGTCGGCTTCGTCGCGGCACTGTTCCCGGCCGGCGCGGCGTTGACGAACCGGCAACTCGTCGTTGCCGCGCTGATCGCAATTTGGTCCGCCCGCCTCGGCCTGCACATCGCGCAACGCAGCCGCGGCATCACCGACGATCCACGTTACGCGAAACTCGCCGCCGAATGGGGCGACAACGCGAAGACGCAGATGTTCATCCTGCTGCAGAAGCAAATGCTGGTCAGCATTCCCCTCGCATCGACGATGCTTCTAGCCGCGCGGAACATCCCGGGGCTATTGCGGATACAAGACGTTATTGCCGTACTGGTGTTGCTAGCCGCGATTGCCGGCGAAGCACTCGCGGATCGCCAGCTCCGCCGCTTCCGCAGCGATCCGGTCAACAAAAGCAAGGTTTGCGATGCCGGGCTGTGGCGTTACTCGCGGCATCCCAACTACTTCTTCGAATGGCTTGGCTGGGTCGGCTACGCGCTCTTCGCCATCGACCTGACGGGAGCTTACCCGCTTGGCTGGCTGGCCATCGCCGGGCCCGCCTGCATGTACTGGCTTCTCGTTTACGTCTCCGGCATTCCCCCACTTGAAGAACACATGGCAAAGCGCGCGGATTATCGCGCGTATCAGCATCGCACAAACGCGTTCTTCCTCGGCCCACCACGCGCGGCAAAGCCATGA
- a CDS encoding SAM-dependent methyltransferase, with translation MSLLARSIRVGEGIAWPDTISRAVIRSLVARTRRNLDAQGPNDAVFAEAMRAFPIAESSDKANAQHYEIPAEFFAHVLGPYRKYSCCRFEGGDTLAQAEARALAETATHADFRDGQRILELGCGWGSLSLWIANAFPNARITAVSNSHSQRGYIVEQAAARGLKNLDVITADMNAFEPPGQYDRIVSVEMFEHMTNWWPLLERLRDALDPDGRLFLHIFTHTFASYRFDPDNAADWIAQHFFTSGIMPSENLLAEFSSLFTIEQSWRWSGLDYARTADHWLAAFDANIGAIRPILRDTYGAEASLWERRWRLFFLATSELFGHAGGDVWGVSHYRLKPA, from the coding sequence ATGAGCCTACTCGCGCGCTCGATCCGCGTGGGCGAAGGCATCGCTTGGCCTGACACGATCAGCCGCGCCGTCATCCGCAGTCTTGTCGCGCGAACGCGTCGCAATCTCGACGCACAAGGCCCGAACGATGCCGTATTCGCCGAAGCGATGCGCGCTTTCCCGATCGCCGAATCGAGCGACAAGGCAAACGCGCAGCACTACGAAATCCCGGCCGAATTCTTCGCGCACGTTCTCGGCCCCTATCGCAAATATTCATGCTGCCGTTTCGAGGGCGGCGATACGCTCGCCCAAGCGGAAGCGCGCGCGCTCGCCGAGACGGCAACGCATGCCGACTTTCGCGACGGACAGAGGATCCTGGAGCTCGGCTGCGGCTGGGGCTCACTCTCGCTTTGGATAGCCAACGCGTTCCCGAATGCCCGGATCACGGCCGTATCCAATTCGCATTCGCAGCGCGGCTACATTGTCGAGCAAGCCGCTGCGCGAGGCTTGAAGAACCTCGACGTCATCACGGCGGACATGAACGCGTTCGAGCCGCCGGGACAGTACGACCGCATCGTTTCGGTCGAGATGTTCGAGCACATGACGAACTGGTGGCCGTTGCTCGAAAGGCTTCGCGACGCGCTCGATCCAGACGGCAGACTTTTCTTGCACATCTTCACGCACACGTTCGCGTCGTACCGTTTTGACCCGGACAACGCGGCCGATTGGATCGCGCAGCATTTCTTCACCAGCGGGATCATGCCAAGCGAGAACCTTCTCGCCGAATTCTCGAGCCTGTTCACCATCGAACAGTCGTGGCGCTGGAGCGGCCTCGACTACGCGCGGACAGCGGATCACTGGCTCGCCGCGTTTGATGCGAATATCGGCGCGATCCGGCCAATCCTCCGCGACACATACGGCGCCGAAGCCTCATTGTGGGAACGGCGCTGGCGGCTTTTCTTCCTCGCCACCAGCGAACTCTTCGGCCACGCCGGCGGCGACGTTTGGGGTGTGAGCCACTACCGGCTCAAGCCTGCTTAG